From a region of the Pseudomonadaceae bacterium SI-3 genome:
- a CDS encoding mannose-1-phosphate guanylyltransferase/mannose-6-phosphate isomerase — protein MIPVILSGGSGSRLWPLSRKAFPKQFLALTAEQTLFQQTIERLAFEGMQAPLLVCNKEHRFIVKEQLAARKLQTQGLMLEPFGRNTAPAIAIAAMKLLADDRDELLLVLPADHVIEDHKAFQRSLALATNAAENGGMVLFGIPATSPETGYGYIKCDHKARNGLPEGVNRVTQFVEKPDEVRAQEYVDSGDYYWNSGMFLFRASVFLDELKKHDPDIYDTCWVALERSIKNGEELLIDPATFACCPDNSIDYAVMEKTELACVVPMSAGWSDVGSWSSLWDVLEKDENGNVTRGDVIVEDSRNCLVHGNGKLVTVVGLDNIVVVETKDATMIAHKDKVQDVKKLVNKLDAMNRSETQNHCAVYRPWGWYDSVDMGGRFQVKRICVNPGAQLSLQMHHHRAEHWIVVSGTAQVTCNDKTFLLTENQSTYIPVTSIHRLANPGKIPLEIIEVQSGSYLGEDDIERLDDVYGRAPNDVASQSAR, from the coding sequence ATGATTCCGGTCATCCTCTCAGGCGGCAGCGGTTCTCGGCTCTGGCCTCTTTCGCGGAAGGCATTCCCCAAACAGTTCCTCGCCCTTACGGCGGAGCAGACACTGTTTCAACAGACGATCGAGCGCCTGGCCTTCGAAGGCATGCAAGCGCCCCTGCTGGTCTGTAACAAGGAACACCGGTTCATCGTCAAAGAGCAATTGGCCGCACGCAAGCTTCAGACTCAGGGCCTCATGCTTGAACCGTTCGGCCGCAACACTGCTCCGGCAATTGCCATTGCGGCGATGAAGTTGCTTGCCGATGACCGCGACGAGTTGCTTCTGGTGCTGCCGGCCGATCACGTCATCGAAGACCATAAAGCCTTCCAGCGCTCCCTCGCCCTGGCGACCAATGCAGCCGAAAATGGTGGCATGGTCCTGTTCGGTATTCCTGCCACCAGCCCGGAAACCGGCTACGGCTACATCAAATGCGATCACAAGGCACGTAACGGGCTGCCAGAAGGCGTCAACCGCGTCACACAGTTCGTTGAAAAGCCGGATGAAGTGCGCGCTCAGGAATACGTCGATTCCGGTGACTACTACTGGAACAGTGGCATGTTCCTGTTCCGTGCCAGCGTTTTCCTGGACGAGCTGAAGAAGCACGATCCGGATATCTATGACACCTGCTGGGTTGCACTGGAGCGCAGCATCAAAAACGGCGAAGAGCTGCTTATCGATCCAGCCACCTTTGCCTGCTGCCCGGACAACTCCATTGACTATGCGGTAATGGAAAAAACCGAACTGGCATGCGTCGTGCCCATGTCTGCGGGCTGGAGCGATGTTGGCTCCTGGTCATCGCTTTGGGATGTGCTGGAAAAAGACGAAAACGGTAACGTGACCAGAGGGGACGTGATCGTCGAAGACAGCCGCAACTGCCTGGTTCACGGTAACGGCAAGCTGGTAACCGTAGTCGGCCTGGATAACATCGTTGTTGTCGAGACCAAAGACGCGACCATGATCGCTCACAAGGACAAGGTCCAGGACGTCAAGAAGCTGGTGAACAAGCTCGACGCCATGAACCGTTCCGAAACGCAGAACCACTGCGCCGTCTACCGCCCCTGGGGCTGGTATGACTCGGTCGATATGGGTGGTCGCTTCCAGGTCAAGCGTATCTGCGTCAACCCGGGTGCGCAGCTGTCGTTGCAGATGCATCATCATCGCGCCGAGCATTGGATCGTCGTCTCTGGCACCGCCCAAGTGACCTGCAACGACAAGACGTTCCTGCTCACCGAGAACCAGTCCACCTATATCCCGGTGACGTCCATTCACCGCCTGGCCAACCCAGGCAAAATCCCGCTGGAAATTATCGAAGTCCAGTCGGGCAGCTATCTGGGCGAGGATGATATCGAGCGTCTGGACGACGTATATGGCCGTGCGCCCAATGATGTGGCCAGCCAGTCGGCTCGCTAA
- the purU gene encoding formyltetrahydrofolate deformylase, translated as MRTFRLVIACPDGVGIVAKVGNFLATYNGWITEANHHSDHQSGWFFMRHEIRADSLPFDLDGFRQAFAPIAREFSMEWRITDSAQRKRVVLMASRESHCLADLLHRWHSGELDCDIPCVISNHDDLRSMVEWHGIPYIHVPVQPGRKDEAFAEVSRLVREQRADAIVLARYMQILPAELCEEYGQRVINIHHSFLPSFVGAKPYHQASLRGVKLIGATCHYVTEELDAGPIIEQDVVRVSHRDSIEDMVRLGKDVEKMVLSRGLRYHLEDRVLVHSNKTLVFN; from the coding sequence ATGCGCACATTCAGGCTGGTTATCGCCTGTCCCGACGGCGTCGGCATTGTGGCCAAGGTCGGTAATTTCCTGGCGACCTACAATGGCTGGATCACCGAAGCCAATCACCATTCCGATCATCAGAGTGGTTGGTTCTTCATGCGGCACGAGATTCGGGCCGACTCGCTGCCGTTCGATCTCGATGGGTTTCGCCAAGCCTTTGCACCAATCGCGCGCGAGTTTTCCATGGAATGGCGCATTACCGACTCAGCTCAGCGCAAGCGGGTAGTGCTGATGGCCAGCCGCGAGTCGCACTGCCTCGCTGATTTGCTGCATCGTTGGCACAGTGGGGAACTGGATTGCGATATTCCTTGTGTGATCTCCAATCATGACGACCTGCGCAGCATGGTCGAGTGGCATGGCATTCCGTATATCCATGTGCCTGTCCAGCCGGGGCGCAAGGACGAGGCTTTTGCCGAGGTGTCGCGCCTGGTTCGCGAGCAACGCGCCGACGCCATTGTACTGGCGCGCTACATGCAGATTTTGCCGGCCGAGCTTTGCGAGGAATATGGGCAGCGGGTGATCAATATCCATCACAGCTTTCTGCCATCGTTCGTCGGGGCAAAGCCTTACCACCAGGCCTCGTTGCGGGGTGTCAAGCTTATCGGTGCGACTTGCCATTACGTGACCGAAGAGCTCGATGCCGGGCCGATCATCGAGCAGGACGTGGTGCGCGTCAGCCATCGTGACAGCATCGAGGACATGGTTCGGCTGGGTAAGGACGTGGAAAAGATGGTGCTGTCGCGTGGTTTGCGCTATCACCTGGAAGACCGAGTACTGGTGCATAGCAACAAGACACTGGTATTCAACTGA
- a CDS encoding GGDEF domain-containing protein: MNPANWRVEMQHLRQARLLDRVDEPCLRLLQEVFEPCTAKPGEILLSPHVHNHYLYLVLGGELAVHLDSLEGSPVRSIGPGDCAGEISFMDDLPPSAYVLALADSVLLRVHRRSMQLLTRSPQLMQNLAELLCQRVRLSDRLIINSEQNANIDKLTGSFNRRWLEHIYGRESARCALGGQPLSLLMLDVDRFKEYNDKLGHLAGDHALCLVVNTLGKLLRPADSLVRYGGEEFVVLLPEMTIGDARNVAERLRRSLEDVASFHSPIGLLPGVTISIGVAPMRLNDDLDSLINVADRALYRAKEQGRNRVCG; the protein is encoded by the coding sequence ATGAATCCGGCCAACTGGCGGGTAGAAATGCAGCACCTCAGACAGGCGCGCCTGCTAGACCGAGTGGACGAACCCTGTCTGCGCCTGTTGCAGGAAGTCTTCGAGCCCTGCACGGCCAAACCTGGCGAAATTCTGCTATCGCCGCACGTACATAACCACTATCTCTATCTGGTTCTTGGCGGTGAGCTGGCGGTCCATCTGGATTCGCTCGAAGGCAGCCCGGTTCGCTCAATTGGCCCCGGCGACTGCGCGGGTGAAATCAGCTTCATGGACGATCTGCCCCCATCGGCGTACGTACTGGCACTGGCGGATTCGGTCCTGCTGCGCGTGCATCGACGTTCGATGCAGTTGCTGACTCGCTCACCACAGCTGATGCAGAACCTGGCCGAACTGCTTTGCCAGCGCGTGCGCCTGAGCGACCGCCTGATCATCAATAGCGAGCAGAATGCCAATATCGACAAGCTGACCGGCTCGTTCAATCGCCGCTGGCTGGAGCATATCTACGGTCGCGAGAGCGCCCGCTGCGCGCTGGGCGGCCAACCACTTTCGCTCCTGATGCTCGACGTCGATCGCTTCAAAGAATACAACGACAAACTTGGGCACCTGGCGGGTGATCATGCGCTCTGCCTGGTGGTCAACACACTCGGCAAACTGCTGCGCCCAGCCGACAGCCTGGTGCGCTATGGTGGCGAAGAATTCGTGGTGCTGCTGCCCGAGATGACCATCGGAGATGCGCGAAACGTTGCAGAACGGCTACGTCGCAGCCTTGAAGATGTCGCCTCGTTCCATTCGCCCATCGGCTTACTGCCGGGCGTGACCATCTCGATTGGCGTTGCTCCGATGCGACTGAACGATGATCTGGACAGCCTCATCAACGTGGCTGATCGCGCGCTCTACCGAGCCAAGGAACAGGGCCGAAATCGCGTCTGCGGGTGA
- a CDS encoding molybdopterin synthase catalytic subunit MoaE, whose protein sequence is MGVRVQQSPFDPGVELNALHAANLGIGAVTGFVGYVRDFNEGRDVAGMFLEHAPGMTEKALQKIIDEAAGRWPLLRLEILHRVGRLEPGEPIVFVGAASAHREAAFDGCRFVMDYLKTRAPFWKKEDTPEGTRWVEGRCSDRDAADRWKQGPTD, encoded by the coding sequence ATGGGCGTACGAGTCCAACAGAGTCCATTCGACCCTGGCGTCGAGCTCAATGCCTTGCATGCAGCCAATCTCGGTATCGGTGCGGTCACCGGTTTCGTCGGCTACGTACGTGATTTCAATGAGGGTCGCGATGTTGCCGGAATGTTCCTCGAGCATGCCCCGGGAATGACCGAGAAGGCGCTGCAGAAAATCATCGACGAGGCCGCTGGGCGCTGGCCTCTGCTCAGGTTGGAGATTCTGCACCGAGTAGGGCGCTTGGAGCCGGGGGAGCCGATCGTGTTTGTCGGTGCCGCCAGCGCTCACCGCGAGGCCGCTTTTGATGGGTGTCGATTCGTTATGGATTATCTGAAGACCCGCGCGCCTTTCTGGAAAAAGGAAGACACCCCGGAGGGAACACGCTGGGTCGAAGGTCGCTGCAGCGACCGGGATGCAGCCGATCGCTGGAAACAGGGTCCGACCGACTAG
- a CDS encoding molybdopterin synthase sulfur carrier subunit has translation MIQVQFFARYREALGRDSEQLEWDASWQQIDDLRLRLLERGAEWAVLGEQNLMCARNQELCSLDEPLADGDEVAFFPTVTGG, from the coding sequence ATGATCCAGGTGCAGTTTTTTGCGCGTTATCGCGAGGCTCTGGGCCGTGATTCCGAACAGCTGGAATGGGACGCCTCCTGGCAACAGATCGACGACCTGCGCTTGCGACTGCTGGAACGCGGGGCCGAGTGGGCGGTGCTTGGTGAGCAGAATCTGATGTGCGCGCGCAATCAGGAGCTGTGCAGCCTCGACGAGCCACTCGCAGACGGTGATGAAGTGGCGTTCTTTCCCACCGTGACGGGAGGCTGA
- a CDS encoding ATP-dependent RNA helicase RhlB, producing MLKALKKMFGKGSNQPATTEAESSTSIHQGASDPAYFEKTRTQQDDAPKASPKPRRERASKPAAPPAPVWKLEDFAVEPAEGKTRFHDFKLAPELMHAIQDLGFPYCTPIQAQVLGFTLKGRDAIGRAQTGTGKTAAFLISTITQLLQTPPPADRYMGEPRALIIAPTRELVVQIANDALNLTKYTGLNVMSFVGGMDFDKQLKALESRFCDILVATPGRLLDFNQRGEVHLDMVEVLVLDEADRMLDMGFIPQVRQIIRQTPPKSERQTLLFSATFTEDVMNLAKQWTTDPAIVEIEAINVASDTVEQHVYAVAGSDKYKLLYNLITQNDWTRVMVFANRKDEVRRIEERLTRDGISAVQMSGDVPQHKRIRALEGFREGKIRVMVATDVAGRGIHVDGISHVINFTLPEVPDDYVHRIGRTGRAGASGTSISFAGEDDSFALPAIEALLGRTISCEMPPAELLAAVPPKR from the coding sequence GTGCTCAAAGCACTAAAGAAGATGTTTGGCAAAGGCTCGAATCAGCCTGCGACCACCGAAGCTGAAAGCAGCACCTCAATACACCAGGGCGCCAGCGACCCGGCGTACTTCGAAAAGACCAGAACGCAACAGGATGACGCCCCCAAGGCCAGCCCCAAACCGCGCCGTGAACGGGCAAGCAAGCCTGCCGCCCCGCCGGCGCCAGTCTGGAAGCTGGAAGATTTCGCAGTCGAGCCAGCCGAGGGCAAGACCCGGTTTCATGACTTCAAGCTCGCCCCCGAGCTTATGCACGCCATTCAGGACCTTGGCTTTCCTTATTGCACGCCGATCCAGGCTCAGGTTCTCGGCTTTACTCTAAAAGGCCGCGACGCTATCGGCCGGGCCCAGACCGGCACCGGCAAAACCGCCGCGTTCCTTATTTCGACCATCACTCAACTGCTACAAACCCCACCACCTGCGGATCGATACATGGGCGAGCCACGTGCCCTGATCATCGCGCCGACTCGTGAGCTGGTCGTGCAAATCGCCAATGACGCGCTGAACCTGACCAAATACACCGGTTTGAACGTCATGAGTTTTGTCGGCGGCATGGACTTCGACAAGCAACTCAAGGCGCTCGAATCCCGCTTTTGCGACATCCTGGTAGCAACGCCCGGACGCCTGCTGGACTTCAATCAGCGCGGCGAAGTGCACCTGGATATGGTTGAGGTGCTGGTGCTCGACGAAGCGGATCGCATGCTGGACATGGGCTTCATTCCTCAGGTCCGCCAGATCATTCGCCAGACGCCACCCAAGAGCGAACGCCAGACGTTGCTGTTCTCGGCCACTTTCACTGAAGACGTTATGAATCTGGCCAAGCAGTGGACCACGGACCCGGCCATCGTCGAGATCGAAGCGATCAACGTGGCCAGCGACACAGTCGAACAACACGTGTATGCCGTGGCAGGCAGCGACAAATACAAGTTGCTCTACAACCTCATTACCCAGAATGACTGGACCCGCGTGATGGTCTTCGCCAATCGCAAGGATGAGGTGCGTCGCATTGAGGAGCGCCTTACCCGCGATGGCATCAGCGCTGTTCAAATGTCAGGTGATGTTCCACAACACAAGCGCATCCGAGCACTGGAAGGTTTCCGCGAAGGCAAGATTCGCGTGATGGTTGCCACCGATGTCGCCGGCCGCGGGATTCATGTCGATGGTATCAGCCACGTGATCAATTTCACCTTGCCGGAAGTCCCCGACGACTACGTCCACCGCATCGGCCGTACCGGCCGGGCCGGAGCCAGCGGCACGTCGATCAGTTTTGCCGGGGAAGACGATTCGTTCGCCCTGCCGGCGATCGAGGCATTGCTGGGTCGAACGATCAGTTGCGAAATGCCGCCTGCTGAGCTGTTGGCAGCTGTCCCACCCAAGCGCTAA
- a CDS encoding ATP-binding protein: MKQTGRLVLGADATGEPSVHPLHLANRHGLIAGATGTGKTVTLQRLAEQFSEAGVAVFAADIKGDLCGLGAAGDPQGKIAERIASMPWLDHRPQAYPVVLWDVHGVSGHPLRTTLTEMGPLLLGNLLELSDSQQAALYAAFKVADREALLLLDLKDLKSLLAHLKLHPEVLGDDAALFTSASSQALLRRLATLEQQGAEALFGEPALALEDILQPAHDGRGRIHLLDASQLVHQAPKVYATFLLWLLAELFEQLPERGDADRPLLALFFDEAHLLFNDTPKALQDRLLQVVRLIRSKGVGVYFVTQSPTDLPDDVLAQLGLRVQHGLRAYTVKEQKALRAVAEGFRTNPAFSSLDTLAGLGIGEALVGGLEDRGTTSMAQRVAVAPPQSRIGPLTERERHDLIASSPLRGRYDRPVDRESAYEILLERAKQASDNQTPVKAATSRNEVTDALGDAAGRVFKSAMRQAATQLGRQLARGLLGSLLGGKR, from the coding sequence ATGAAACAGACAGGCCGCCTGGTATTAGGTGCTGACGCGACGGGCGAACCCAGTGTCCACCCGTTGCATCTGGCCAATCGTCACGGTCTTATCGCCGGTGCGACGGGTACTGGCAAAACGGTGACTTTGCAGCGCCTCGCGGAACAGTTCAGCGAGGCTGGCGTCGCTGTTTTCGCGGCGGATATCAAAGGCGACTTGTGTGGCCTGGGTGCCGCTGGCGATCCGCAAGGAAAGATCGCCGAGCGGATCGCCAGCATGCCCTGGCTCGACCATCGGCCCCAAGCGTACCCGGTGGTCTTGTGGGACGTGCACGGCGTGAGTGGCCATCCACTGCGGACGACGCTTACCGAGATGGGACCGTTGTTGCTAGGCAATCTGCTGGAGCTGAGCGATAGCCAGCAAGCGGCGCTCTATGCGGCATTCAAAGTGGCCGATCGCGAAGCGCTGCTGTTGCTCGATCTGAAAGATCTCAAGTCGTTGCTTGCTCATTTGAAACTGCATCCTGAAGTGCTCGGGGACGATGCAGCCTTGTTTACGAGTGCATCGTCACAGGCGCTGTTGCGGCGGCTGGCGACACTGGAGCAGCAGGGAGCCGAAGCGCTCTTCGGTGAGCCGGCGCTGGCGCTTGAGGACATCTTGCAGCCAGCGCACGACGGGCGCGGACGGATCCATCTGTTAGACGCCAGCCAGCTCGTGCATCAGGCGCCCAAAGTCTATGCGACTTTCCTGCTGTGGCTATTGGCTGAGCTGTTTGAACAGCTTCCCGAGCGCGGCGATGCCGATCGACCTCTGCTTGCGCTGTTCTTCGATGAAGCGCACCTCCTTTTCAACGACACTCCGAAAGCCTTGCAGGACAGGTTGCTGCAAGTGGTCAGACTGATTCGCTCGAAGGGTGTGGGCGTGTATTTCGTCACCCAGTCCCCCACGGACCTGCCGGATGATGTGCTGGCTCAGTTGGGCCTGCGCGTGCAGCATGGGCTCAGAGCCTATACGGTCAAGGAACAGAAAGCGCTGCGGGCGGTAGCAGAAGGTTTTCGCACCAATCCGGCATTTTCGTCTCTGGACACCTTGGCCGGGCTGGGGATCGGCGAAGCGTTGGTCGGCGGTCTCGAGGACAGAGGCACGACGTCGATGGCTCAACGTGTTGCAGTCGCGCCTCCTCAATCGCGGATCGGGCCGCTAACTGAGCGCGAGCGACACGACCTGATCGCCAGTTCACCCCTTCGAGGCCGTTACGATAGGCCGGTCGATCGCGAATCTGCTTATGAGATATTGCTCGAACGGGCGAAGCAGGCTTCCGACAACCAAACGCCAGTGAAGGCTGCTACGTCAAGAAACGAGGTCACCGATGCGCTAGGTGACGCTGCCGGGCGGGTATTCAAGAGCGCAATGCGCCAGGCTGCGACGCAGCTGGGCCGGCAGTTGGCACGGGGGCTTCTGGGCTCTTTGTTGGGCGGTAAGCGGTGA
- a CDS encoding cation transporter: MTDCNHSHWQPSHDYRPLEKGAEKQTWAVVLLTGLAMVAEIVAGYWFNSMALLADGWHMASHMVAIGMSAIAYLLARRYAYDRRFAFGTWKIEVLAGFASAVLLVMVALLMIGESLMRFWSPARIGFDEALWVAVIGLLVNMLSAWLLRDQPHHHGHDHDHDHDHDHDHDHDHDHSSAPGKDLNRHAAFIHVLTDGLTSVAAIVALLGGKYFGWGWLDPLMGIIGAIVILIWAKGLLRETTKALLDREMDDPLVRRVRERLEQLPDTDVTDLHLWRVGRAQYSCIVSVVTHQPYSADRYKAQLAEFPELVHVTAEVNRCGENAQVD, translated from the coding sequence ATGACCGACTGCAACCACTCGCACTGGCAGCCATCGCACGATTACCGTCCTCTTGAGAAGGGCGCAGAAAAACAGACCTGGGCTGTTGTGCTGCTGACGGGCTTGGCCATGGTCGCCGAAATCGTCGCTGGCTATTGGTTCAACTCGATGGCTTTGCTGGCGGACGGCTGGCATATGGCATCGCACATGGTGGCGATCGGCATGTCGGCGATCGCCTACTTACTCGCCCGACGCTATGCGTACGACCGGCGTTTTGCCTTCGGAACCTGGAAGATCGAAGTGTTGGCGGGCTTTGCCAGCGCTGTATTGCTGGTAATGGTGGCCCTGCTGATGATTGGCGAGTCGCTGATGCGCTTCTGGTCACCAGCCCGGATCGGTTTTGACGAGGCGCTATGGGTAGCGGTAATCGGTTTGTTGGTGAATATGCTGTCCGCCTGGCTGCTACGCGACCAGCCCCACCATCATGGCCACGATCACGATCACGATCACGATCACGATCACGATCACGATCACGATCACGATCATTCAAGCGCGCCAGGAAAGGACTTGAACCGTCATGCGGCTTTCATCCATGTGTTGACTGATGGCTTGACCTCAGTCGCTGCGATTGTGGCCTTGCTGGGCGGCAAATACTTCGGTTGGGGTTGGCTAGATCCGCTGATGGGCATCATCGGTGCGATCGTGATCCTGATCTGGGCCAAAGGCTTGTTGCGTGAAACGACAAAGGCGCTACTGGATCGAGAAATGGACGATCCACTGGTGCGGCGGGTGCGGGAACGGTTGGAGCAACTGCCGGATACCGACGTGACCGATCTGCATCTGTGGCGAGTCGGGCGTGCGCAATACAGTTGCATCGTCAGTGTTGTCACTCATCAGCCGTATTCGGCCGATCGCTACAAGGCTCAGCTGGCTGAGTTTCCAGAACTGGTACATGTGACGGCGGAGGTGAACAGGTGCGGCGAAAACGCACAGGTGGATTAG
- a CDS encoding ribonuclease yields the protein MDDYGRPRATQPTLYVLDTNVLIHDPNALLNFQEHQVAIPMTVLEELDQLKTGKHSVAAECRQVIRLIDKVLGDATPEEVELGVPIQREKSGPCGSLSILMSKVADSNGLPEDLNDNKIINQVVDLQRRSADVPVVLVTNDINMRLKARACGVASEDYHTDKLVDDVGQLSRGYHSLSGSFWDRVSKVDTHQGHGRTWHRVQLIDNLPAVHVNEFILDEQGFVGWIKGIKADELLLLDMHQEPLLHQEAWGLRPRDIHQALALFALLDPDIHLVNLSGAAGSGKTILALAAAIEQTVVSKRYRRIIATRSVQGLDEDIGFLPGTEAEKMEPWLGAITDNLEALHMDDESTHGSVDYILQKVPLQFKSLNYIRGRSFQQSLILIDECQNLTPHQMKTIITRAGSGSKVVCLGNLAQIDTPYLSATSSGLTYLTERFKDFPHGMHITLQGVPRSVLAEYAEAHM from the coding sequence ATGGATGACTACGGCAGACCCCGCGCAACTCAGCCCACCCTTTACGTTCTTGATACCAACGTTCTGATTCACGACCCCAACGCGCTGTTGAACTTCCAGGAGCATCAGGTCGCCATCCCGATGACCGTGCTCGAAGAGCTGGACCAGCTTAAGACCGGCAAGCACAGCGTGGCTGCAGAGTGTCGACAGGTGATCCGCCTGATCGACAAGGTGCTGGGTGACGCTACCCCCGAAGAAGTCGAACTTGGCGTCCCCATTCAGCGTGAAAAAAGCGGCCCTTGCGGCAGCCTGTCGATCCTGATGAGCAAAGTCGCCGATTCAAACGGGCTGCCAGAGGACCTCAACGACAACAAGATCATCAATCAGGTCGTCGATCTGCAGCGACGCAGCGCGGACGTTCCGGTGGTGTTGGTCACCAACGACATCAATATGCGGCTCAAGGCGCGTGCCTGCGGCGTCGCCTCGGAGGATTACCACACTGACAAACTGGTCGACGATGTCGGGCAGCTGTCCCGCGGTTATCACAGCCTCAGCGGGTCGTTCTGGGACAGGGTCAGTAAGGTCGACACCCATCAGGGGCATGGCCGCACCTGGCATCGGGTGCAGTTGATCGACAATTTGCCCGCCGTGCACGTCAACGAATTCATTCTCGACGAGCAAGGTTTCGTTGGCTGGATCAAGGGCATCAAGGCCGACGAATTGCTATTGCTCGACATGCATCAGGAGCCCTTGCTCCACCAGGAAGCCTGGGGGCTACGGCCGCGTGATATTCATCAGGCGTTGGCGCTCTTTGCACTGCTCGACCCGGATATTCATCTGGTCAATCTGTCGGGCGCTGCGGGTTCGGGCAAGACGATTCTGGCCCTGGCGGCCGCCATCGAGCAGACAGTCGTTAGCAAGCGTTACCGTCGCATTATCGCCACGCGCAGCGTGCAGGGCCTGGATGAAGACATCGGCTTTCTTCCAGGCACCGAGGCGGAAAAAATGGAGCCGTGGCTGGGTGCGATCACCGATAACCTCGAAGCGCTGCACATGGACGACGAGAGCACTCATGGCAGCGTCGACTACATCCTGCAAAAGGTGCCGTTGCAGTTCAAATCCCTCAACTACATCCGTGGCCGCAGCTTTCAGCAAAGCCTCATCCTCATCGATGAGTGCCAGAACCTGACGCCGCACCAGATGAAGACCATCATCACCCGGGCCGGCAGCGGATCGAAGGTGGTCTGCCTCGGTAACCTGGCTCAGATCGATACGCCGTACCTGTCCGCGACCAGCTCGGGGCTTACCTACCTCACCGAACGATTCAAGGACTTCCCGCACGGAATGCACATCACCTTGCAGGGCGTTCCTCGTTCGGTCCTGGCCGAGTACGCCGAGGCCCATATGTAG
- the moaC gene encoding cyclic pyranopterin monophosphate synthase MoaC, translating into MLTHLDSQGRANMVDVTAKAVTAREAVAEAKVRMLPETLQMIQQGGHPKGDVFAVARIAGIQAAKKTHDLIPLCHPLLLTSIRIDLQPEGDDCVRIEARCKLAGQTGVEMEALTAASVAALTIYDMCKAVDKGMVIEGVRLLEKLGGKSGHWQVLA; encoded by the coding sequence ATGCTCACGCACCTCGATTCCCAAGGGCGGGCCAACATGGTCGACGTTACTGCCAAGGCCGTCACGGCGCGCGAGGCGGTCGCGGAAGCCAAGGTTCGCATGCTTCCCGAAACCCTGCAGATGATCCAGCAAGGCGGGCATCCGAAGGGCGACGTCTTCGCGGTCGCCCGTATTGCTGGCATTCAAGCAGCAAAAAAGACTCACGATCTGATCCCCCTCTGCCATCCCTTATTGTTGACCAGCATCCGGATCGACCTGCAGCCGGAAGGCGACGATTGCGTGAGGATCGAGGCGCGCTGCAAGCTGGCAGGCCAGACCGGTGTGGAAATGGAAGCGTTGACCGCTGCGAGCGTCGCAGCCCTGACGATTTATGACATGTGCAAGGCGGTCGACAAGGGCATGGTGATCGAGGGTGTTCGACTGTTGGAAAAGCTGGGCGGCAAGAGTGGTCACTGGCAGGTGCTAGCATGA
- a CDS encoding peroxide stress protein YaaA — protein sequence MLMVISPAKTLDYDTPPTTQRFTQPEHLDHAQALISQLRDMSPQQIGELMHLSDKLAALNVARYGSWDAAFTPNNAKQALLAFKGDVYTGLNANDFTEEDLDFAQRHLRMLSGLYGVLRPLDLMQPYRLEMGTKLANPRGKDLYAFWGERISEWINEALAAQGDDVLLNLASNEYFGAVKRKALNARVIDVDFKDMKNGQYKIISFYAKKARGLMSRYVIKERIKKPEQLTSFDYDGYRYCPDSSSPDHLVFLRDAQP from the coding sequence ATGCTGATGGTGATTTCCCCAGCCAAGACTCTGGACTACGACACCCCACCGACGACCCAACGCTTCACCCAGCCCGAACACCTGGACCACGCGCAGGCGCTGATCAGCCAGTTGCGCGACATGTCGCCCCAGCAAATTGGCGAACTGATGCACCTCTCCGACAAGCTCGCAGCGCTGAATGTGGCGCGCTATGGCAGTTGGGACGCGGCCTTCACACCGAACAATGCCAAGCAGGCGCTCCTCGCGTTCAAGGGCGATGTCTACACCGGCCTGAACGCCAACGACTTCACTGAAGAGGATCTCGATTTCGCTCAGCGCCACCTCCGCATGTTGTCCGGGCTCTACGGCGTCCTGCGACCGTTGGATCTGATGCAGCCCTATCGTCTGGAGATGGGAACGAAGCTGGCTAACCCTCGCGGCAAGGATCTGTACGCCTTCTGGGGCGAACGGATAAGCGAATGGATCAACGAAGCACTGGCCGCACAGGGTGACGACGTCTTGCTCAACCTGGCTTCCAACGAGTACTTCGGCGCCGTGAAACGCAAGGCGCTGAACGCGCGGGTGATCGATGTCGACTTCAAGGATATGAAGAACGGCCAATACAAGATCATCAGCTTCTACGCTAAGAAAGCCCGAGGTTTGATGAGCCGCTATGTGATCAAGGAACGCATCAAAAAACCCGAACAGCTGACTAGCTTTGACTACGACGGCTATCGCTATTGCCCTGACAGTTCATCGCCTGATCACCTGGTATTTCTGCGAGACGCTCAACCCTGA